The segment tatttttttttgttgaaccTGCTCGAGATACCTGTCTCTTTGGATAGAGATCGAGTGACGTGGGATTTCTACGTGAGGGTTTTAGTGGTATGGATGGCTGAGGGTCTCAGCCAGGAACTattccgggaatcgaacccaggatcaCTTATAACCACTGCACCTGAGGAGTCGGCAAAAACTCTTATTATTGTCCAAAAAAAAGTAGAGTTTTGACAAAAACAACAAATATCGCAAATAAACTTTATCAGATTTCTCTCAGTAAGATTAACTATAAGTGGCTTGCTGATACTGATAGCCCCTAAGAGGGTATATAAATTCTATTCAAGGCCTGTCCTCGTCACCTTATTGTCAAGAGCGGTCGTCGGTACACTATGAAGCTGATTATACTCATAGGGTAtgtatttagaaaaatctatttaTACAAATGTATTGATAATCCTGTTTATCTCCTGTAAAATTACTACATAAATCCTAGGATTTTGCAATAAAACCTAAGATTTACAAGTTTTGCGTTCTGGCTATACACGGGTCACCCTCCGTCTTGCCTGCGTAGTTAAAACTGCACAGGCATCAGCTTCACACTTTAGATTTCtcgtttcttttattatgctcgctcgacttcacaCATAcaattacacgtgtagaaacaaaaaatattttttactttttagtgtttgtggtttttgaagtcgggttttatttttatttttttttgattttttactgTCAATGTTTAGTGGCCCCACAATAGATTCTCagaagattccgatgaattgagaacctcctccttttttaaagtcggttaaaaaactagaaaattgaaaaattaacaacCTTATGTCACGCCGTCATAATAATTTCAGATGTCTTTAGTTagtgtaaaaaatgttttcttttgccaAAAACGTCGGctagcatcatcatcatcatcatcatcggagACACTGAGGCCATGAAATCAaactgcaaaaaaataaattggttgCCTGTAAAGTcagtttactgacgatagttgaacgtgacaacaaaggccgattgtgcttctttgtcgctcgttccgcgctctcgcttgcacttcaagccttacatggaacacctcagagcgaggtaacgccgcatgagtcatgttttttcgtgcgtgcagccggctctatcgaattataagacgttgtcacgtcaaaattacAAATAGCCTcttctggtgacagaagggctggctcattttttgcgcataGGATTAACCTGGTATTCTAGTAaaacaataacaattattatattgGTTTCTATAGCTTGGTTGCAGCGATCTGCAACGCCACGCCTCGGCACACGAAATTTCCCGATGACTTCTTGTTTGGCACAGCGACCGCTTCCTACCAAATTGAAGGAGGATGGAATGCAGATGGTAATTAAgatttctaataataatctaatgGCCTTGATTTCTTGGTGATGGGTCAGCTTAGTTTCTTTGAAGAATTTGTTTTCCGAACCTGTGGTAGAAACTTGACTTAACATAAGAACCAAAAGTTAGCCTGCTTGTTTTTTAAAAGAGCAAAAGCCGAAtctcttgctggttcttctcggtaggaagagcATTCCGAATCACCGGTAGAATTCACTTCATTAGAAAAAGGACTTGTGgaaatttattttagtaaaaatgttttcatgtctattaataaagaattttaatCTTGGTAATGTTACAGATAAAGGCGAAAATATCTGGGACCGTATGACGCACACACGGCCTGAAGTCATCAAAGACCAAAGCAATGGTGATGTCGCAGCAAATACCTACACATACTACAAACGCGATGTAGAAATGATGAGAGAGCTTGGTCTGGATGCTTACCGATTCTCCCTGTCCTGGTCAAGGATTCTACCAAACGGCCTGACCAACAAAATCAGCGAGGCAGGCGTTTCATTCTACAACAATTACATCGATGAaatgataaaatacaacattacGCCGATGGTAACGCTGTACCATTGGGACTTGCCCCAAAAACTGCAGGATTTCGGTGGATTTTTGAACCCAGACTTTCCTCTTTGGTTCGAAAGCTATGCGAAGGTTGTTTTTGAGAAATTCGGCGACAGAGTCAAGCACTGGATGACGTTCAATGAGCCGAGAGAAATCTGTTTCCAAGGTTATGGAGACGTTAGCAAAGCTCCCATTCTGAACATAACTGATGTCGGAACTTACTACTGCGCGAAGAATCTAGTCCTCGGGCATGCCAAGGCTTATCACGCTTATAATAACCTCTTCAAGCCAAGCCAGGGAGGTGTGTGTGGTATCGCAATTAGTGTCAACTGGATGGGACCTATGACTGACTCAGAAGAAGACCAGTATGCTGCTGAACTTCAAAGGCAAGCGGAAGTAAGTCGATAAACTCAAGTATTGACAATTTGTTGAATCTTCTTTGTGTATATGAATGAACAGTAACCAAGCGCAGACCTGATTGCGCTTAGATACTGTTCTTCACACTGTGGGGGAAAACAGAGATTGAGTTACGAACCAATCGCACGGCAGAATAGAAATGAtcaaatagatcgataaatcatcCACTCCGTGGGTTAGTGATAAGAGCTCTTCATTCGTGACTTCAACTGTACATATATAAACATGAGGTGCATAAATTTCACTTATTGGGGGTGCTTCAATTTTGTATTCTTCGTTCCAGTGGGGTTTGTACGCCGAGCCAATTTTCTCTGAACAAGGAGGCTTCCCCAAGGAACTCTCTGAGAAAATTGCGAAGAAGAGCGCTGAGCAGGGCTACCCCACATCCCGCTTGCCAGAACTGAGCGACGAACAGAAGGACCTGATACGAGGGACAGCGGATTTCTTTGGAGTGAACCATTATACGTCCTTTTTAGTATCAGCTACTGAAAATAAACAGGTCCATCCTGTACCTTCTGTATATGATGATGTAGATGTTGGTGGTTATGTGCCACCGGAGTGGCTTCAAGCGGAATCTTCTTGGTTGAGAGTAAGTATCTTGGAATAAAGAGGTTACATTCAGGAGCTAGTCAAATGGCAAGCAGTGAGGGAAACTTTGGGAGGTTGGGAAAAATTCTGTTGTGGCGTCACTGATGTATAACCACTAAATCAAATTCCAAGTTAATGCCTTTCTATCCTAATATCCTCGGCCTTTTACATCCAATCGATACCAATCATTGTACGGTTCTGAGCCTCCCACCTTCGTTTGCCAAACGTGGTCTCCACTCGAGAACCTTACGACTCCAGCAACCATCGCCCCTATCCTAAGTTCCAATCTTaggtttttgctagcgttcttgtATTATACTTACTCAACTTTCAGCTGGCACCGGACAGCATT is part of the Maniola jurtina chromosome 24, ilManJurt1.1, whole genome shotgun sequence genome and harbors:
- the LOC123877796 gene encoding myrosinase 1-like, which produces MKLIILIGLVAAICNATPRHTKFPDDFLFGTATASYQIEGGWNADDKGENIWDRMTHTRPEVIKDQSNGDVAANTYTYYKRDVEMMRELGLDAYRFSLSWSRILPNGLTNKISEAGVSFYNNYIDEMIKYNITPMVTLYHWDLPQKLQDFGGFLNPDFPLWFESYAKVVFEKFGDRVKHWMTFNEPREICFQGYGDVSKAPILNITDVGTYYCAKNLVLGHAKAYHAYNNLFKPSQGGVCGIAISVNWMGPMTDSEEDQYAAELQRQAEWGLYAEPIFSEQGGFPKELSEKIAKKSAEQGYPTSRLPELSDEQKDLIRGTADFFGVNHYTSFLVSATENKQVHPVPSVYDDVDVGGYVPPEWLQAESSWLRLAPDSIYNALTHLHKKYNGPTFYITENGWSQALEEGYEDDSRIKYYRAALNSVLDTLHAGVDLRGYMAWSLMDNFEWMEGFTERFGLYEVDFTSEQKTRTPRKSAFVYKQIIKTRAIDADYEPDTRTMWIDQGH